A region from the Variovorax sp. RKNM96 genome encodes:
- the dmeF gene encoding CDF family Co(II)/Ni(II) efflux transporter DmeF, giving the protein MHTHDLSAWQHDHQFGAGNASAERSTRLVMWITAAMMVVEIGAGWWFNSMALLADGWHMSSHALAIGLSAFAYAAARRYAHDPRFAFGTWKIEVLGGFASALLLLGVAALMVVGSLERLWSPSAIHYPEAISVAVLGLVVNLVCARLLGGTHHDHGHDHGHHQHGHDHGHSHEHGHDLNLRSAYLHVVADAATSVLAIAALLGGWFYGWAWLDPAMGIVGAVLVASWARGLLKETGKVLLDREMDHPVTEEIREGVETTLASSETRVADLHVWRVGRDAYACALTVVTHSLTLTADEVRACFSMHEEIRHSTVEIQRCAD; this is encoded by the coding sequence ATGCACACCCATGACCTGAGCGCCTGGCAGCACGACCACCAGTTCGGCGCCGGCAATGCTTCGGCCGAGCGCAGCACGCGCCTGGTGATGTGGATCACCGCCGCGATGATGGTGGTGGAGATCGGCGCCGGCTGGTGGTTCAACTCGATGGCGCTGCTGGCCGACGGCTGGCACATGAGCTCGCACGCATTGGCCATCGGCCTGAGCGCCTTCGCCTACGCGGCTGCGCGCCGCTATGCGCACGACCCGCGCTTCGCGTTCGGCACCTGGAAGATCGAGGTGCTCGGCGGCTTCGCGAGCGCACTGCTGCTGCTCGGCGTGGCGGCGCTGATGGTGGTGGGCTCGCTGGAGCGGCTGTGGTCGCCTTCGGCGATCCACTACCCCGAGGCGATTTCGGTGGCGGTGCTGGGGCTGGTGGTCAACCTGGTCTGCGCGCGGCTGCTGGGCGGCACGCACCACGACCACGGGCACGACCATGGGCATCACCAACACGGCCACGATCACGGTCATTCGCACGAACACGGCCACGACCTGAACCTGCGCTCCGCCTACCTGCACGTGGTGGCCGACGCCGCCACCTCGGTGCTCGCCATCGCGGCGCTGCTCGGCGGCTGGTTCTACGGCTGGGCCTGGCTCGACCCGGCGATGGGCATCGTCGGCGCGGTGCTGGTCGCCAGCTGGGCCCGGGGCCTGCTGAAGGAAACCGGCAAGGTGCTGCTCGACCGCGAGATGGATCACCCGGTCACCGAAGAAATCCGCGAAGGCGTCGAGACCACGCTGGCCAGTTCGGAAACCCGCGTGGCCGACCTGCATGTCTGGCGCGTGGGGCGCGATGCCTATGCCTGCGCGCTCACGGTCGTGACCCATTCGCTCACGCTCACCGCCGACGAGGTGCGCGCCTGCTTCTCGATGCACGAGGAGATCCGTCACTCGACGGTGGAAATCCAGCGCTGCGCGGACTGA
- a CDS encoding lysophospholipid acyltransferase family protein, producing MLRRALAIVAGKLIIGAAGLLTGVRAIWSGTTPKAEQTLYFANHTSHGDFVLLWATLPPDLRALTRPVAGQDYWMASKVRQFIGADVFNALMIRRDGSGQGDNPVEQMKEALEAGDSLIMFPEGTRNTGDEILLPLKSGLFHLARACPSVRLVPVWIENLKRVLPKGTLVPIPLACTVRFGTPIVLAEGEDKNTFIARARTAMLDLRPEYDRNDKAEGAAS from the coding sequence GTGCTGCGCCGCGCGCTCGCCATCGTCGCGGGCAAGCTCATCATCGGCGCGGCGGGCCTCCTGACCGGCGTGCGCGCCATCTGGAGCGGCACCACGCCCAAGGCCGAGCAGACGCTCTACTTCGCCAACCACACGAGCCACGGCGACTTCGTGCTGCTGTGGGCGACGCTGCCGCCCGACCTGCGCGCCCTCACCCGGCCGGTGGCGGGGCAGGACTACTGGATGGCCTCGAAGGTGCGCCAGTTCATCGGCGCCGACGTGTTCAACGCGCTCATGATCCGCCGCGACGGCTCGGGCCAGGGCGACAACCCGGTCGAGCAGATGAAGGAGGCGCTGGAGGCCGGCGACTCGCTCATCATGTTTCCCGAAGGCACGCGCAACACCGGCGACGAGATACTGCTGCCGCTCAAGAGCGGCCTCTTCCACCTCGCGCGCGCCTGCCCCAGCGTGCGGCTGGTGCCGGTGTGGATCGAGAACCTCAAGCGCGTGCTGCCCAAGGGCACGCTGGTGCCGATTCCGCTGGCCTGCACGGTGCGCTTCGGCACGCCGATCGTGCTGGCGGAGGGTGAGGACAAGAACACCTTCATCGCCCGCGCGCGCACGGCCATGCTCGACCTGCGCCCCGAATACGACCGCAACGACAAGGCCGAGGGCGCCGCATCATGA
- the ruvA gene encoding Holliday junction branch migration protein RuvA, which produces MIGKLTGVLAERNPPQVVVDCNGVGYEVDVPMSTFYNLPGTGERVSLLTHFVVREDAQILYGFGTAEERAAFRQLIKITGVGPRTALGLLSGMSVGELSQAITTQELGRLVKIPGIGKKTAERLLLELKGKLGADIGLPAHAASDAQADILQALVALGYSDKEAALALKALPKDATVSEGIKLALKALAK; this is translated from the coding sequence ATGATAGGCAAACTCACCGGCGTACTTGCCGAGCGCAACCCACCGCAAGTGGTGGTCGATTGCAACGGCGTCGGCTACGAGGTCGATGTGCCGATGAGCACGTTCTACAACCTGCCCGGCACCGGAGAGCGCGTTTCGCTGCTCACGCACTTCGTGGTGCGCGAGGACGCGCAGATTCTCTACGGTTTCGGCACCGCCGAGGAGCGCGCGGCTTTCCGCCAGCTCATCAAGATCACCGGCGTGGGCCCGCGCACGGCGCTGGGCCTGCTCTCGGGCATGAGCGTGGGCGAGTTGTCGCAGGCGATCACCACGCAGGAGCTCGGCCGGCTCGTGAAGATCCCCGGCATCGGCAAGAAGACCGCCGAGCGGCTGCTGCTGGAGCTCAAGGGCAAGCTGGGCGCCGACATCGGCCTGCCCGCGCATGCGGCCTCCGACGCGCAGGCCGACATCCTGCAGGCGCTGGTCGCGCTGGGCTACAGCGACAAGGAAGCGGCGCTCGCGCTCAAGGCGCTGCCCAAGGACGCGACGGTGAGCGAAGGCATCAAGCTGGCGCTGAAAGCCCTGGCCAAGTGA
- a CDS encoding CDP-alcohol phosphatidyltransferase family protein: MSIYELKPRFQALLRPLVVRLHAMGVTANQVTLAACVVSVALGLWLFFAAPSLAAFGLIPAWMFLRMAFNAIDGMLAREHNQQSKLGAFLNELTDVVSDAALYLPFALVAPFSPFWVGTVIVLAGLSEFAGALGPTVGASRRYDGPLGKSDRAFVFGALGLYVALGWPLPGWTAWLMPLLAALVAWTIVNRIRRALAEADAAGR; encoded by the coding sequence GTGTCGATCTACGAACTGAAGCCGCGTTTCCAGGCCCTGCTGCGGCCGCTGGTGGTCCGCCTGCATGCGATGGGCGTCACGGCCAACCAGGTCACGCTGGCGGCGTGCGTCGTCTCGGTCGCGCTCGGGCTCTGGCTTTTCTTCGCGGCGCCCTCGCTGGCCGCCTTCGGGCTCATCCCGGCGTGGATGTTCCTGCGCATGGCCTTCAACGCCATCGACGGCATGCTGGCGCGCGAGCACAACCAGCAGAGCAAGCTGGGGGCCTTTCTCAACGAACTGACCGACGTGGTCTCCGACGCCGCGCTCTACCTGCCTTTCGCGCTGGTGGCGCCCTTCAGCCCGTTCTGGGTCGGCACGGTGATCGTGCTGGCCGGGCTGAGCGAATTCGCCGGCGCGCTCGGCCCCACGGTGGGCGCCTCGCGCCGCTACGACGGGCCATTGGGCAAGAGCGACCGGGCCTTCGTGTTCGGCGCGCTCGGCCTCTACGTGGCGCTGGGCTGGCCGCTGCCGGGCTGGACGGCCTGGCTGATGCCGCTGCTGGCGGCGCTCGTGGCCTGGACCATCGTCAACCGCATTCGCCGCGCATTGGCAGAAGCCGATGCAGCCGGCCGCTGA
- the ruvB gene encoding Holliday junction branch migration DNA helicase RuvB encodes MTIQTDDFAPAPQRVVSAAPASPNEEAIERALRPKLLDEYVGQAKVREQLEIFIGAARKRKEALDHVLLFGPPGLGKTTLSHIIAAELGVNLRQTSGPVLEKPKDLAALLTNLEPNDVLFIDEIHRLSPVVEEILYPALEDYQIDIMIGEGPAARSIKLDLQPFTLVGATTRAGMLTNPLRDRFGIVARLEFYTPEELALIVTRSARLLKVETDETGGFEIARRSRGTPRIANRLLRRVRDYAEVKGNGRITEDIAHKALAMLDVDPQGFDLMDRKLLEAVIHRFDGGPVGLDNVAASIGEERDTIEDVIEPYLIQQGYLQRTPRGRIATLAAYRHLGVTPPSSRSDGQDLFGV; translated from the coding sequence ATGACCATCCAGACCGACGATTTCGCGCCCGCGCCCCAACGCGTGGTGTCCGCAGCCCCCGCCTCGCCCAACGAGGAGGCCATCGAACGGGCCCTGCGCCCCAAGCTGCTCGACGAATACGTCGGCCAGGCCAAGGTGCGCGAGCAGCTCGAAATCTTCATCGGCGCGGCGCGCAAGCGCAAGGAGGCGCTCGACCACGTGCTGCTGTTCGGCCCGCCCGGCCTCGGCAAGACCACGCTCTCGCACATCATCGCGGCCGAACTGGGCGTCAACCTGCGCCAGACCTCGGGCCCGGTGCTCGAGAAGCCCAAGGACCTCGCGGCGCTCCTGACGAACCTCGAGCCCAACGATGTGCTCTTCATCGACGAGATCCATCGCCTGAGCCCGGTCGTCGAGGAAATCCTGTATCCCGCGCTGGAGGACTACCAGATCGACATCATGATCGGCGAGGGCCCCGCGGCGCGCAGCATCAAGCTCGACCTGCAGCCCTTCACGCTGGTGGGCGCCACCACCCGCGCCGGCATGCTGACCAACCCGCTGCGCGACCGCTTCGGCATCGTCGCGCGGCTGGAGTTCTACACGCCCGAAGAGCTTGCGCTGATCGTGACCCGCAGCGCTCGCCTGCTCAAGGTGGAAACCGACGAGACCGGCGGCTTCGAGATCGCGCGCCGCTCGCGCGGCACGCCCCGCATCGCCAACCGCCTGCTGCGCCGCGTGCGCGACTATGCCGAGGTCAAGGGCAACGGCCGCATCACCGAGGACATCGCCCACAAGGCGCTCGCCATGCTCGACGTCGATCCGCAGGGCTTCGACCTGATGGACCGGAAGCTGCTCGAAGCCGTGATCCACCGCTTCGACGGCGGCCCGGTCGGCCTGGACAACGTCGCGGCCAGCATCGGCGAGGAGCGCGACACCATCGAGGACGTGATCGAGCCCTACCTCATCCAGCAGGGCTACCTGCAGCGCACGCCGCGCGGGCGCATCGCCACGCTGGCGGCCTACCGCCACCTGGGCGTGACGCCGCCCTCCAGCCGTTCCGACGGACAGGATCTTTTCGGAGTCTGA
- a CDS encoding nuclear transport factor 2 family protein, producing the protein MSTPLSAEAVVERQLAAYNAKDLQAWLATYAEDARQYELAGKLLASGHAELRARTELRFAEPDLHAHLLQRSVMGNVVIDHEVVTRNFPEGVGTVEMVCVYVVRNGLIQTASFEIGPPTMGRQPA; encoded by the coding sequence ATGTCCACTCCGCTTTCCGCAGAAGCCGTTGTCGAGCGCCAACTGGCGGCCTACAACGCCAAGGACCTTCAGGCATGGCTGGCCACTTATGCCGAAGACGCCCGCCAATACGAACTGGCGGGAAAGCTGCTGGCCTCCGGGCACGCCGAGTTGCGTGCCCGCACCGAGCTCCGCTTTGCCGAGCCTGACCTCCATGCGCATCTGCTGCAGCGCTCGGTCATGGGGAATGTCGTGATCGACCATGAGGTGGTGACGCGCAACTTCCCCGAAGGGGTTGGCACGGTGGAGATGGTCTGCGTCTATGTGGTCCGGAATGGCCTTATCCAGACGGCATCGTTCGAGATCGGTCCGCCGACGATGGGTCGGCAGCCCGCATAG
- a CDS encoding YdeI/OmpD-associated family protein: MSTAAAKKTAKPAAKAERIVDDTPMECANAAALKRWYKSHHATHAGVWLRIAKKASGIASIDHPEALEIALCFGWIDGQRKSDKGDGEQYFLQRFTPRTARSTWSKINRDKVLKLIDEGRMQPAGLAEIERARADGRWDAAYDAQSVATVPPDLQAALDANRKAAAFFAKLDSRNRFAVLFRTQGAKKPETRARRIAQFVEMLAKGEKIHP; the protein is encoded by the coding sequence GTGAGCACGGCGGCAGCCAAGAAAACCGCCAAGCCTGCCGCGAAGGCGGAGCGCATCGTCGACGACACGCCGATGGAATGCGCCAACGCCGCAGCATTGAAGCGCTGGTACAAAAGCCACCATGCCACCCACGCCGGCGTGTGGCTGCGCATCGCGAAGAAGGCCAGCGGCATCGCCTCCATCGACCACCCCGAGGCGCTCGAGATCGCGCTGTGCTTCGGCTGGATCGATGGGCAGCGCAAGAGTGACAAGGGCGATGGCGAACAGTATTTTTTGCAGCGCTTCACGCCACGCACCGCACGCAGCACCTGGTCGAAGATCAACCGCGACAAGGTGCTGAAGCTGATCGACGAGGGCCGCATGCAGCCGGCTGGCTTGGCCGAGATCGAACGCGCCCGCGCCGATGGCCGCTGGGATGCGGCCTACGACGCCCAGAGCGTCGCCACCGTACCGCCCGACCTGCAGGCCGCGCTCGATGCGAATCGCAAGGCAGCCGCGTTCTTCGCCAAGCTGGATTCGCGCAACCGCTTTGCCGTTCTGTTCAGGACACAGGGCGCGAAGAAGCCCGAGACCCGCGCGCGGCGCATCGCGCAGTTCGTGGAGATGCTGGCCAAGGGCGAGAAGATCCACCCTTGA
- a CDS encoding PhoH family protein: MILRHTFTPPNNSRLGHLCGPLDAHLRRIEEALGVKIAHRHEQFKVDGPKASAQRAMDVLQALYEIAQRTIDPAVVQLTLAGDGSMSDEDAAMLVTRRADLRARTPTQALYLDNIAKHDITFGIGPAGTGKTYLAVACAVDALERAAVQRIVLTRPAVEAGERLGFLPGDLTQKVDPYLRPLYDALYDLMGYEKVQKAFERNALEIAPLAFMRGRTLNNAFVILDEAQNTSVEQMKMFLTRIGFGAKAVVTGDVSQIDLPKQQLSGLIDAERVLRRVSGIAITHFTSADVVRHPLVAKIVDAYDGQRKRTGAH; the protein is encoded by the coding sequence GTGATTCTGCGACACACCTTTACCCCACCGAACAACTCGCGCCTCGGACACCTGTGCGGACCGCTCGACGCGCACCTGCGCCGCATCGAGGAAGCCCTGGGCGTGAAGATCGCGCACCGCCACGAGCAGTTCAAGGTCGACGGCCCCAAGGCCTCGGCGCAGCGTGCGATGGACGTGCTGCAGGCGCTGTACGAGATCGCCCAGCGCACGATCGACCCGGCCGTGGTGCAGCTCACGCTCGCCGGCGACGGCTCGATGAGCGACGAGGACGCGGCCATGCTCGTCACCCGCCGCGCCGACCTGCGCGCGCGCACCCCGACGCAGGCGCTGTACCTGGACAACATCGCCAAGCACGACATCACCTTCGGCATCGGACCGGCCGGCACCGGCAAGACGTATCTCGCGGTGGCCTGCGCGGTCGATGCGTTGGAGCGCGCGGCGGTGCAGCGCATCGTGCTCACGCGGCCGGCCGTAGAAGCCGGCGAGCGGCTCGGCTTTTTGCCGGGCGACCTGACGCAGAAGGTCGATCCGTACCTGCGTCCGCTGTACGACGCGCTTTACGACCTCATGGGCTACGAGAAGGTGCAGAAGGCCTTCGAGCGCAACGCGCTGGAGATCGCGCCGCTGGCCTTCATGCGCGGGCGCACGCTCAACAACGCGTTCGTGATCCTCGATGAGGCGCAGAACACCTCGGTCGAGCAGATGAAGATGTTCCTCACGCGCATCGGCTTCGGTGCGAAGGCGGTGGTGACGGGCGACGTGAGCCAGATCGACCTGCCCAAGCAGCAACTGAGCGGGCTAATCGACGCCGAGCGCGTGCTCAGGCGGGTGAGCGGCATCGCGATCACGCACTTCACGAGTGCCGACGTGGTGCGGCATCCGCTGGTGGCGAAGATCGTCGACGCCTACGACGGCCAGCGCAAACGCACCGGCGCGCATTGA
- the ybeY gene encoding rRNA maturation RNase YbeY, translating to MALPALSLSLQFGRFKGVERHRAALPRHSVARCIRHALDIDGEITVRIVDADEGQRLNREFRGKDYATNVLTFDYAQSPVAMADLVLCAPVVAREAKEQRKTLAAHYAHLLVHGTLHAQGWDHETSEADADEMEAYEIQILAELGIRNPYGK from the coding sequence ATGGCGCTGCCGGCACTTTCTCTTTCGCTGCAGTTCGGGCGCTTCAAGGGCGTGGAGCGGCACCGCGCCGCGCTCCCGCGCCACAGCGTCGCGCGTTGCATCCGCCATGCGCTGGACATCGACGGCGAGATCACGGTGCGCATCGTCGATGCCGATGAGGGCCAGCGCCTGAACCGCGAGTTCCGCGGCAAGGACTACGCAACCAACGTGCTGACCTTCGACTATGCGCAGAGCCCGGTCGCGATGGCCGACCTGGTGCTGTGCGCACCGGTGGTCGCGCGCGAGGCGAAGGAGCAGCGCAAGACGCTGGCCGCGCATTACGCGCACCTGCTGGTGCACGGCACGCTGCATGCGCAGGGCTGGGACCACGAGACCAGCGAAGCCGACGCCGACGAGATGGAGGCGTACGAGATCCAGATTCTTGCGGAGCTGGGCATCCGCAATCCGTACGGCAAGTAG
- a CDS encoding phosphatase PAP2/dual specificity phosphatase family protein: MKAWFEQRPWKRAAAWLVFLGPLFYATYGFANWWATTRANVPSMAFDWERRIPFWPWTIFPYWTINVFYALSLFLARSKHTLDRHALRLVTATLIACTCFIVWPLHFSFGQPPVDGAPAFLFNALRGFDQPFNQAPSLHIALAVILWDWYRQFIRPLWARLVLHVWAFAICASVLTTWQHHFIDIPTGALLGLVCVWLWPLERVVSMRRAWQVTRDAQRGKLAGFYAVGAVLFLAAALYGGDVWLWLAWPAASLALVALNYIGFGARGFQMDGRGRMGWAARWLFAPYRLGAAINAWLWTRKLPASVEVVPGLRLGRRPTHAEWLAAGKPRLVSLCAELQMSAGVPHARCVPLLDLTVPPTVRLQRAAAVIEGQRRNADGAPVWVCCALGFSRSAAAVIAWLGRYGSAGDLTQAEDTVRRARPQIVLRPAWRVSLAPLKTLDVAREAPPHD; this comes from the coding sequence ATGAAAGCCTGGTTCGAACAGCGCCCCTGGAAGCGCGCAGCCGCATGGCTCGTGTTCCTCGGGCCGCTGTTCTACGCGACCTACGGCTTCGCCAACTGGTGGGCCACCACGCGCGCGAACGTGCCCTCGATGGCCTTCGACTGGGAGCGGCGGATCCCGTTCTGGCCGTGGACGATCTTTCCGTACTGGACGATCAACGTGTTCTACGCGCTGTCGCTGTTCCTCGCGCGCAGCAAGCACACGCTGGACCGGCATGCGCTACGGCTGGTCACGGCGACGCTGATCGCGTGCACCTGCTTCATCGTCTGGCCGCTGCACTTCAGCTTCGGGCAGCCGCCAGTCGATGGGGCGCCGGCGTTTCTCTTCAATGCGCTGCGCGGCTTCGACCAGCCGTTCAACCAGGCGCCGTCGCTGCACATCGCACTCGCCGTGATCCTGTGGGACTGGTACCGGCAATTCATCCGGCCGCTGTGGGCGCGGCTGGTGCTGCATGTATGGGCGTTCGCGATCTGCGCCTCGGTGCTCACGACGTGGCAGCACCACTTCATCGACATCCCGACCGGCGCGCTGCTCGGGCTGGTGTGCGTGTGGTTGTGGCCGCTGGAGCGGGTGGTGTCGATGCGGCGCGCCTGGCAGGTCACGCGCGATGCACAGCGCGGGAAGCTCGCGGGGTTCTATGCGGTGGGTGCGGTGCTGTTTCTCGCCGCTGCCTTGTACGGCGGCGACGTGTGGCTGTGGCTCGCATGGCCGGCCGCGTCGCTCGCCTTGGTGGCGCTCAACTACATCGGCTTCGGCGCGCGCGGCTTCCAGATGGATGGACGCGGGCGCATGGGCTGGGCGGCGCGCTGGCTGTTCGCTCCCTACCGTCTTGGTGCTGCGATCAACGCCTGGCTCTGGACGCGCAAGCTGCCCGCATCGGTCGAGGTGGTGCCCGGCTTGCGGCTCGGCCGGCGACCCACGCACGCCGAATGGCTCGCCGCCGGCAAGCCGCGCCTCGTGAGCCTGTGCGCCGAACTGCAGATGTCGGCCGGTGTGCCGCATGCGCGCTGCGTGCCGCTGCTGGACCTGACGGTGCCGCCGACGGTGCGGCTGCAGCGCGCAGCGGCGGTCATCGAAGGCCAGCGCCGCAACGCGGACGGCGCGCCGGTGTGGGTCTGCTGCGCGCTCGGCTTTTCGCGCAGCGCCGCGGCGGTAATCGCCTGGCTGGGCCGCTACGGCTCGGCCGGCGACCTGACGCAGGCCGAAGACACGGTGCGCCGCGCACGGCCGCAGATCGTGCTGCGTCCCGCATGGCGGGTTTCGCTCGCGCCCTTGAAAACCCTGGACGTCGCGCGGGAGGCACCGCCCCATGACTGA
- a CDS encoding bifunctional alpha/beta hydrolase/class I SAM-dependent methyltransferase has translation MTDITPRIAQEHHFQTHDGESLFYRHWPATGAVRRGAIVLFHRGHEHGARMAHLVDELDLPDFDFFAWDARGHGRSPGQRGYSPSFGTSVRDVQTFVHHIGTAHGVPEQDIHVVAQSVGAVLIATWAHDYAPKVRGLTLASPAFKVKLYVPFARAGLGLMHKLRGLFFVNSYVKAKFLTHDPERIASYESDPLISRPIAVNILLGLYEAADRVVADANAITLPVQLLISGADWVVHHKPQHQFFERLGSAVKTKTELPGFFHDTLGEEDRAPAVAQIREFILQRFDEPAVPVDRTAAHLSGDTADESRALAEPLSPLSPRGAYWALTRGGLRVGGKLSSGIALGHKTGFDSGSTLDYVYRNHPEGKGPLGRSIDNTYLNSIGWRGIRQRKIHVEELLRIAMERLAEMHREVRVMDIAAGHGRYVLDAVLASPVKASSILLRDYSDINVRDGRALIAEKGLQDTAQFVQADAFDRISLATVTPRPTLAVVSGLYELFPDNEMVQRSLAGVGDAVEDRGYLVYTGQPWHPQLEMIARALTSHRQGEAWVMRRRTQVEMDQLVEEAGFRKIDQRVDEWGIFTVSLAVRTGR, from the coding sequence ATGACAGACATCACACCGCGCATTGCGCAAGAGCATCACTTCCAGACGCACGACGGCGAATCGCTTTTCTACCGCCACTGGCCAGCCACGGGCGCCGTGCGCCGCGGCGCCATCGTGCTGTTTCACCGCGGCCATGAGCACGGCGCGCGCATGGCGCACCTGGTCGACGAGCTCGACCTGCCCGATTTCGACTTCTTCGCCTGGGATGCGCGCGGCCACGGCCGCTCGCCCGGCCAGCGCGGCTACAGCCCGAGCTTCGGCACCTCGGTGCGCGACGTGCAGACCTTCGTGCATCACATCGGCACGGCGCACGGCGTGCCCGAACAAGACATCCACGTGGTCGCGCAGAGCGTGGGCGCGGTGCTGATCGCGACCTGGGCGCACGACTACGCCCCCAAGGTGCGCGGCCTCACGCTGGCCTCGCCGGCCTTCAAGGTGAAGCTCTACGTGCCGTTCGCGCGCGCCGGGCTCGGGCTGATGCACAAGCTGCGCGGCCTCTTCTTCGTCAACAGCTACGTGAAGGCGAAATTCCTCACGCACGACCCGGAACGCATCGCGAGCTACGAGAGCGATCCGCTGATCTCGCGGCCCATCGCTGTCAACATCCTGCTGGGCCTGTACGAAGCGGCCGACCGCGTGGTGGCCGATGCGAACGCGATCACGCTGCCGGTGCAGCTGCTCATCTCGGGCGCTGACTGGGTGGTGCACCACAAGCCCCAGCACCAGTTCTTCGAGCGGCTGGGCAGCGCGGTGAAGACCAAGACCGAACTGCCGGGCTTCTTCCACGACACGCTGGGCGAGGAGGACCGGGCGCCGGCCGTGGCGCAGATCCGCGAATTCATCCTGCAGCGCTTCGACGAACCGGCCGTGCCGGTCGACCGCACCGCGGCGCACCTGAGTGGCGACACGGCCGACGAGTCGCGCGCGCTGGCCGAACCGCTCTCGCCGTTGTCGCCGCGCGGCGCCTACTGGGCCCTGACGCGCGGCGGGCTGCGCGTGGGCGGCAAGCTCTCCAGCGGCATCGCGCTGGGCCACAAGACCGGGTTCGACTCGGGCAGCACGCTCGACTACGTCTACCGCAACCACCCCGAAGGCAAGGGCCCGCTGGGCCGGAGCATCGACAACACGTATCTCAACTCGATCGGCTGGCGCGGCATCCGCCAGCGCAAGATCCATGTCGAGGAGCTGCTGCGCATCGCGATGGAGCGCCTGGCCGAAATGCACCGCGAGGTGCGGGTGATGGACATCGCCGCCGGCCATGGCCGCTACGTGCTCGACGCGGTGCTCGCGAGCCCGGTGAAGGCCAGCTCGATCCTTCTGCGCGACTACAGCGACATCAACGTGCGCGACGGCCGCGCACTCATCGCCGAGAAGGGGCTGCAGGACACCGCGCAGTTCGTGCAGGCCGATGCCTTCGACCGCATCAGCCTCGCCACGGTGACGCCACGGCCCACGCTGGCGGTGGTGTCGGGCCTGTACGAACTCTTTCCCGACAACGAGATGGTGCAGCGCTCGCTCGCGGGCGTGGGCGATGCGGTGGAAGACCGCGGCTACCTCGTCTACACCGGGCAGCCGTGGCATCCGCAGCTCGAGATGATCGCGCGCGCGCTCACCAGCCACCGCCAGGGCGAGGCGTGGGTGATGCGCCGCCGCACGCAGGTCGAGATGGACCAGCTGGTGGAAGAAGCAGGCTTCCGCAAGATCGACCAGCGCGTCGATGAGTGGGGCATCTTCACGGTCTCTTTGGCGGTGCGCACAGGCCGATGA
- a CDS encoding phosphatidate cytidylyltransferase has product MMELSPFAWTTLKLFGGVFGVLVLASAIGALLKWRVAHGQPHSVIDNLNSRVNAWWVMVAVIGLAFAFGKGGVIVLFYLISFYALREFISLAYTRRGDHAAIALAFFIALPGQYFLIWIEWYGLYSIFIPVYAFLILPILAAVGGDTQRFLERTSKIQWGLMVCVFCISHVPALLTLQIPGFEGRNLLLIAFLVIVVQGSDVLQYVWGKLFGKRKVAPELSPSKTWEGLIGGVASATALGAALYWATPFNPWQAALMAFMICFMGFFGGLVMSAIKRDRGVKDWGSMIEGHGGMLDRLDSVIFAAPIYFHAVRYWWVP; this is encoded by the coding sequence ATGATGGAACTGTCTCCCTTCGCGTGGACCACGCTCAAGCTCTTCGGCGGCGTCTTCGGCGTGCTGGTGCTGGCCTCGGCCATCGGTGCGCTGCTCAAGTGGCGGGTGGCGCACGGCCAGCCGCATTCGGTGATCGACAACCTCAACTCGCGCGTCAACGCGTGGTGGGTGATGGTGGCGGTGATCGGCCTGGCCTTCGCCTTCGGCAAGGGCGGCGTGATCGTGCTGTTCTACCTGATCTCGTTCTATGCGCTGCGCGAGTTCATCAGCCTCGCGTACACGCGGCGCGGCGACCATGCGGCGATCGCGCTCGCGTTCTTCATCGCGCTGCCGGGCCAGTACTTCCTGATCTGGATCGAGTGGTACGGGCTCTATTCGATCTTCATCCCGGTCTACGCCTTCCTGATCCTGCCGATCCTCGCGGCCGTGGGCGGCGACACGCAGCGCTTCCTGGAGCGCACCTCCAAGATCCAGTGGGGCCTGATGGTGTGCGTGTTCTGCATCAGCCACGTGCCCGCGCTGCTCACGCTGCAGATCCCGGGCTTCGAGGGCCGCAACCTGCTCTTGATCGCTTTCCTGGTGATCGTGGTGCAGGGCAGCGACGTGTTGCAGTACGTGTGGGGCAAGCTCTTCGGCAAGCGCAAGGTGGCGCCCGAACTGTCGCCCTCCAAGACCTGGGAAGGCCTGATCGGCGGTGTGGCGAGCGCCACCGCGCTGGGCGCGGCGCTCTACTGGGCCACGCCGTTCAACCCGTGGCAGGCGGCGCTGATGGCCTTCATGATCTGCTTCATGGGCTTCTTCGGCGGCCTGGTGATGTCGGCCATCAAGCGCGACCGCGGCGTGAAGGACTGGGGCTCGATGATCGAGGGCCACGGCGGCATGCTCGACCGGCTCGATTCGGTGATCTTCGCGGCGCCGATCTACTTTCACGCGGTGCGTTACTGGTGGGTGCCGTGA